GAACCGACCAATTGATACTCCTGACCAAAGCCGAGCAACCAAGACTCCTCATCAGCCACGTTTTCAGGTCCCCGGTGAAGAAAACAGAACTATACTGGGGCGGAATAACATCAACCCAATAAGCCCGAGCAACGTAGCAGTCCCGAAGAAAATGAATTTCATCCTCTGCATCCCTACAACGCAAACAACCAGGGTCTGAAGCAAGATGACGACGTACCCGATTAAGATTACACAGTGCCGCCTTGAGCTAACATCCAAAGAAAACAGTTGAGGATGCTCAACCGCCAGATAAGCCGCCATAAAACACTTCCAACCGACCTCTGTTTGCCAGCAGTTAACCTATAACCAGTCTGAACCGAGTACTCCCCCGCTGCATTCAATGGCCAGAACTAAGGGTCATTTATCGGGCTACTCGGGCTTACCATGAAACCTGCAATCTTAAGCAGGAACGACGCTGGCAGACGCAAACGCAGGCGTTCCCAATCCCAGCAATCACGATCTCCCACCCACACCTGACCAACTGTTTCAGCTCGTTCCACCGTCGGTGGAGCAAGATGCCTCAAGCAAGTTTGAATCACACCAAGGATCCAACCAGAAAAGAGTCCTTTTACCGTTGAAAATTAGTATCTATAAATTGATAAATAAAGAGCTGACAATTTGATGAAATTTTTCGAAATTAAAATTAGACATTGATTTATTTTACCAATCACTCGAACATTTTTTAAGTTACCAAATAAGATTCTTCTAAAAAAAGCCTACTCATAATCAGTCCGAACCGAATACTCTCCCGCTGCATTCAACGGCCAGAACCAAGGACCATTTATCGGGCTACTCGGGCTTACCACGAAAGCTGCAATCTTAAGCAGGAACAACGCTGGCAGGCGCAAACGCAAGTGTTTCCAATCCCAGCAATCACGATCTCCCACCCACAGCTGATCAACTGTTTCAGCTCGTTCCACCGCCATGGGGTCCATAGAGCAAGATGCCTCAAGCAAGTTTGAACCACACCAAGGCCGACCAGAAAAGAGTCCCCATACcgttgaaaattaatatttataaattgataTATAAAGAGCTGACACTTTGATGAAATTTTTCGAAATTGAAATTAGACATTAATTTATTTTACCAATCACTCACATTTTTTAAGTTACCAAATAAGattcttctaaaaaaaaaacctgaTATTGAGGTAAATTCAACTGTTATGCTCAAATGAGACAATAGATATTGGTTGCCTAGTGTCACCATTATTCTGAATTTGAAAGAAacttaattttttcaaaaaaagtAACACTTCAAGAAGGTTGATGTTAATAACATTTACAAATAATATCAATTGATTGGAACACGCTAATAGCGAGCGCAAAATGCAACAAGGTTGAGCTTTTGCATCAATTTAAAATGCAACAACAAGGTTGAGCTTTTGCATCAATTTAAAAACCTAAAGTTCCTGAATCAGAATCTGCATATGAACTTCAACATTTTGGATAAATGTAACAACAAAGATCTAATCGACATTACAAGCATAAAACACAAGGTTAAACTACCCAACAAAACCCCATCTAATTATAGTACAAAACACTTCTTACCATTTCCTCCCAGCTGTTGGCATGAGAGATGCATGCAATGCAACTTCCATTAAGGGAAGGAAATTTCTAACGTATAGAAAGTACACATCTAAACGAAAATTCATCAGAATGATCAGGGGCTTCGGGATGTTTTTAAAGAATTTCCCCAATCTCtctatatttcatatttttacacGTTAAATTCATCCAAGACATACTGCTATAGTGAGATTTCTGTATGGTATGGTCCTATTTCACCTCCAATAATATTGGCGGTGGTATGAATACTTCTCGCCATGGCTGCTCGGTCTGTCGTCAGCCTCACGTTCTGACAAGGCAGAGCTATCATCCTGAGGTTTCCACCTGTCATCATTCTCCTTTTCCCAAGGGGATGATCGTTTGCTCGATGAACTATGAGTTGCAAGATCATCATAGACCAAAGGGCTCCTTCTTCCTCTGTCAGAATACGACCTTGCAAAGGAAGGTGTTGAATCATAATTTCCGTATCTTGGAGGGTAACTTGATGCTGGAGGACTGAATACGGAATTGACCCCTGGAGGCCCTTCGTCAATGGAATCCCTAGATGCTCTTTGTTCATGGTGATGCCGTCTGTTCATAGATTCCGAAGATTGATCTGCTCTGTTGTGCGACCGCTTTCTATAAGGATCGAAACTTGAAGGCCCGGCTGCCCATGCTCTTTCATCAGCATTTTCAGGTATTGGTGCATTTATTCCTGGAAATTCAACTGTCATTTTCTTTGGTAGCTCAGGATATTCTGTTTCAATTATTTCCccatcttcctcttcttccttggCATCTTCATCGGCAAAAATTGTGATCCCCGATGGTTGATCCCCGCCTTCTGTATCTAAAATATCAAGGGTAAAAAGGTGGCATCATGGCTCAGAAAATAACAGAATCCACAAGTATAAGCTTCAGCAAAATCATTTGCTCTAATCTACTGCAATGAAGCAATCCTCATTATTAGCAATGCCCATGAACTCGTTAACCGGTCCACAAGTCCAGTTCATAAGTAGCAAATATTGACTTCCGCAATTAAATTATGTATATGATTTATTCTACACGGTATTTCAATAATTTTACCATGAAAGAAAAACATATGCATACACAAAATATCTTTATCATACATAACATTGAAAATCTTTATATAGATCCAACAAAAAATCTAAacacaaataaaagaaaaagatcaCAAGAGAAGGGATGATAGGGAAAGATTAATCGAATCAAGAGAAAGAATAAAAGGAAACAGCAATCAGAACCAGATACCTGGAACATATCATCTACAAATATCATTGATGTGTAAATTTCAATAGAAGCTGTAAGGTTTCTTGAATACACATATCATCTACATTAAGCTAGATTATTATTTTCTTTGAGGAAATGAGTGTTCCTTGTATTATTTTGGATGTAAATTGGTGCTTTGTATGCGCTTGTATTAGCCCATTGAGAAGTCTAAAATAAAGAAATGTGAAAATAACACACTATTTCCGAAAACCAATGCATAGGTCACAATCTAAATATTCATCACACCACCAGCGTTCACTAAAAGAAACTGGATATTGAATCCATGGTGCAACCATATACAACAAGAACAGTTATGCAATGGTGCTCAAGTACCTAATTTCTGCAACTCCAAAAAAGGGACCACTTGTAGAAGAAAAATAATAGCATGGTAAAAAAAACtgcaaaattaaatatatatttaagactAAGAAATCAGATGCAAGTTAAATATATCAATTACCTAAATATCCTGGTGGATATCCCAGTTCTCGCATTCTGTTAAGCCAAGGAGGTGGATCGAGCTCCTGTATAAGATAACAAAGTACAGTAATCTCAACAAAGATATCCATCTTCCAAATAAATTGAAGTTATCTTAAGTTGCCTTGTATTAGGGTCAATGCTGGCAACTAAGCTCATAAAATTACATCACTAGCACAGTGTCAACTTGAAACAGTCAATCAAATACCTGATTTCAGTAATAAAATTGAGATAATGTCCATCTTTCAAGCAAGCAATTGGGAACCATATATGAGATAGAAGCCTAAAGCATGATTTAGGCAGAAGAAGAATTAATAAAGGACTGACATCTCATAAACTCAAACACAAGTCTATAAtgaagaaatattttttttcccttcCTCCATCCCTCcgtctctctttctctctccccTCCACTTTTTTAAGGACAATTCGCTTTGATGGAAACTGGGGTTCATTAAAATGTTTTTCTCACAGAAATGAAAATGAACTTTTATTTCTTATGGGCTCTAATCTAGCATTTGTGCTTGTCGATTTTAGGACAGACTGAATCATGCTGCTCACCAGAAAAGCATCACAAGTTAAAGAGAAAGACAAAAGATGACACCCTACCACAGTGCAAAAAAATGCTTCATGGCTCCTACTGAAAAGATATTAAGAAAAATATGACCacagcaccaaataaaaatgatTCATAACGCGAAAATCATACTGGAAATATATTACAGATACACATCCATGGTAGTAGCTTTTCAAAAGTTACTTGATGTTGAAAGGACACTTCTGATTCTCCGATCAGCTAAAGAACATATATATTATTCATGTTTAGTAATTTTGGATGCACTCCACCAAAACTATTCCTTTTTACCTATTCGTCAGTTTATACGGCCCGAAGAGATAAAAGCTACGAGAAATGGAACATATAAGCAAATGAGAGAGGTTCAGACTTCAAGATAGTATATGCATTACGTTTATAACACGTGGTTTCAATCAATCATAACATAGATACTACCAAAATCCAAATGGAAGATGGTctttgtcatggaaccaattgaactaaaagcttaagttgATAATTAAAGgcccacttcatattaatatctgacagtCTTCATCAATACTACAACTACAAGAAGAACTTCATATTCTTTGCTCTAGTCTATATGTACAGAACTTTAAACAAAGCTAAAAAGATAATTAACTCTTTGATATAGGTTAAAAACATGTCCATCTAACTGATACTCATGGTTGCATTTGCCTTGGATAAACATTGTCATCATCTAGCCTTTACATAGAAGAACCCATTATTGATTTTGTATAAGTTTTGAATAAACCTTGTGTAGCTTTCAGGTAAATTTACCCTTTACcatcttacttttttatttgttaGAAGATACAACAATGAATCAGCACTTAGTTCATTGTAAGTTTGGATCCAGCAGAAGTAATTAAAGAACTAAATATCTCTATAATAGGAAACTAAACTAGACCTcttaatttaatcatttaattATATAAGCTCTTACCCCAAGACCCAAAACTCGCCTTGTTTCAGCGTCAAGAGCACCTGGCTTTAATCCATCATATTTCCCACCAGAAGAATTATGATAATAACGAGTTGCATTGCGAGAGCCAGCATTATGATTCTTTCTGAACTTGTGTTGTTTCCTAGCCTGACTAACAGCTACATTGTCACGAGGCTTAGGACACTCCTTCAAAGAATGGCTGTAAGAGCCACAGTTGAAACAACGAGCAGCCTCGCCCACTATTTCCAGGCCTCTAtaagggaaaaaaaaaaagaatgtaaGAGATCCAAGGTCCTCCAACATTAGAAATACACAAGGAAGCAGAATAGGGAAATAAGTTTGCTACAAAAGCCAGAATAATGAGCCGggcaaataaattaaattgaattgaataaaatcaaattagatCAAATTTAACCTGcataaataagaaaaaccaaTGAATAAAAGAATAACAATGCAGGGGACTTGAGGTACGTAAATTTTCACCATAAACTTGATTCATCACATGTAAATAATTCATGAGTGGATTATCATGTGAAGTAATCTGAATAATCTGTAAATGCCAATATAGGAACTGGTCTGATGGACAGAAAAGACTCCAATGATCTTTGCTCAGGCCTGTCTTTGTTAGCCTAGCATTCTTGAGTCTATCCACCAAGTAATTTAAACT
The DNA window shown above is from Euphorbia lathyris chromosome 1, ddEupLath1.1, whole genome shotgun sequence and carries:
- the LOC136207204 gene encoding uncharacterized protein isoform X2 encodes the protein MESENMISLPTSISGDSGAAKENPGDNAVGSLTESRRDPDALVHDQDDVRNEDGQFPTDIEVDMDLVDSPVREVNIEVADTVVVSENLNRFGFRVNAQNGYLDSRDDGPVHKPMNCGPVSGVKRPRITYDGKQPSVHVTHNLLTSASKRKLEELLLQWSEWHAQHSSSQDPNEVLESGEETYFPALRVGMEKFSSVSFWIENQTKKLESSDLPPERVSVPLYDRGFAFGLTSADAPTNVEGGLEIVGEAARCFNCGSYSHSLKECPKPRDNVAVSQARKQHKFRKNHNAGSRNATRYYHNSSGGKYDGLKPGALDAETRRVLGLGELDPPPWLNRMRELGYPPGYLDTEGGDQPSGITIFADEDAKEEEEDGEIIETEYPELPKKMTVEFPGINAPIPENADERAWAAGPSSFDPYRKRSHNRADQSSESMNRRHHHEQRASRDSIDEGPPGVNSVFSPPASSYPPRYGNYDSTPSFARSYSDRGRRSPLVYDDLATHSSSSKRSSPWEKENDDRWKPQDDSSALSEREADDRPSSHGEKYSYHRQYYWR
- the LOC136207204 gene encoding uncharacterized protein isoform X1; this translates as MESENMISLPTSISGDSGENNELLKLELEPGEAVPQHSNFEGEETVIVDSCRSNGGDTITKKGAAKENPGDNAVGSLTESRRDPDALVHDQDDVRNEDGQFPTDIEVDMDLVDSPVREVNIEVADTVVVSENLNRFGFRVNAQNGYLDSRDDGPVHKPMNCGPVSGVKRPRITYDGKQPSVHVTHNLLTSASKRKLEELLLQWSEWHAQHSSSQDPNEVLESGEETYFPALRVGMEKFSSVSFWIENQTKKLESSDLPPERVSVPLYDRGFAFGLTSADAPTNVEGGLEIVGEAARCFNCGSYSHSLKECPKPRDNVAVSQARKQHKFRKNHNAGSRNATRYYHNSSGGKYDGLKPGALDAETRRVLGLGELDPPPWLNRMRELGYPPGYLDTEGGDQPSGITIFADEDAKEEEEDGEIIETEYPELPKKMTVEFPGINAPIPENADERAWAAGPSSFDPYRKRSHNRADQSSESMNRRHHHEQRASRDSIDEGPPGVNSVFSPPASSYPPRYGNYDSTPSFARSYSDRGRRSPLVYDDLATHSSSSKRSSPWEKENDDRWKPQDDSSALSEREADDRPSSHGEKYSYHRQYYWR